AAGGATTTGATGGATTACTCAGAAAAAAAGGATCTGGACGAAAAACAAAATTAACTGAAAATCAATTCAAACAACTAAAAGAAAACATTATAAAAAAACAATTAACAAGTGTTCGTGAAGTAAAACATGAAATAATCGAAGAATTTGGTGTAGTTTATAGTGATAGACAAATTCGACGCATTATGAAAAAATTAGGCTTCGGATATGGAAAACCTTATGTCATACCTGCAGAAGCTCCAAAAAATGCCTCAAAACAGTTAAAAAAAACACAGAAAAAATA
This is a stretch of genomic DNA from Methanobrevibacter oralis. It encodes these proteins:
- a CDS encoding helix-turn-helix domain-containing protein is translated as MSRNAYINKDIPLSKIHEVKADLKHYIEFYEKITFIEDIYAGETVKYAIEKRGKTIPTGHAWLKAWNEKGFDGLLRKKGSGRKTKLTENQFKQLKENIIKKQLTSVREVKHEIIEEFGVVYSDRQIRRIMKKLGFGYGKPYVIPAEAPKNASKQLKKTQKK